ACTCCTCCTCGACCTTCTGAAGGACGGCGACCTTCGCTCCGTCCTCGTCTTCACGCGCACGAAGCACCGCGCCAAGCGCCTGGCGGCCACGCTCGACAAGGCCAACCACTTCGTGGCCGAGCTGCAGGGCAACCTGTCGCAGAGGCGCAGGCAGGAGGCGCTCGACGGCTTCAAGCAGGGCAGGTACCACGTCCTGGTGGCCACCGACATCGCGGCGCGCGGCATCGACGTGGCGCGCGTCTCGCACGTGATCAACTACGACTTCCCAGACACGACGGAGGCCTACACGCACCGCATCGGCCGCACGGGCCGCGCCGAGCGCACGGGCGAGGCGCTCACGTTCGTGACGATCAGCGACCTCGACAACGTGCGTCAGCTCGAGCGCCGCCTGCGCATGCGCATCGAGCGGCGCCAGATGGAGGGCTACGCCGGACCGGCCGCGCAGCTCGAGGCCCTCGACGCCACCTCGGACCGTGGTGGCGCCGGCGCCTCGGGTGGGCAGGGCGCGCGNNNNNNNNNNNNNNNNNNNNNNNNNNNNNNNNNNNNNNNNNNNNNNNNNNNNNNNNNNNNNNNNNNNNNNNNNNNNNNNNNNNNNNNNNNNNNNNNNNNNCGGCGACCATCCGCGTGACGGCGGTCGGCGCGGGCAGCAGGGTGGGAGCGTCGGCGGCCGACCCGGACCCCAGGGCGACGCGCAGCCGGGATCCGCTTCCCGCCGCGGCGGGGGGCAGCGCGCCCGCCGGCCCGACGGCGGCGCCGGTCGCGACCGCTGACCTGAGGCGGCCCAGTTCAAGGGCGGTCGCCTAGAGGACCTAGGCCGGCGCCCGCAGACGCGAACCTCCCCTCCCGCGCAAGCTGGAGGGGAGGCTTCGCCATGTCGTCCAGGCTTACCCCGTCAGACAGGTGTGCGCCGCCCGGCCCGGCGCCGGCGCCCAGCGCCCACCAGGTGGCCGTGTTCGCGCACGTCGAGCGCGCCGCCTCTCACGCCGTGGTGATGGCCACGGCCGGCAGCGGCAAGACCACCACGCTCGTGGAGGTGGCGCGCCGCCTGCCGCCGGGCACGACGGCGTGCTTCCTCGCCTTCAACCGGGCAACGGCGGCCGAGCTGCGCCTGCGGCTCCCGGCCGGCACCGCCGCCACCACGATCCACGCGCTGGGTCGCGCCGCCATCGTCCGCGGCCTGCCCGGGGCCGCCCCGCTCCGGCTGGAGCCGGGCAAGTACGGGCGGCTGGCGTCCGGGCTGGCGGCGGGGGCGGGTGCCACCGCTGCGCGAGCGGCGGAACTGGCCCGCTACCTGGGCAGCCTCGCGCGCTTCGCGCGCCTCGAGCTGACCGACGCCTCCGACACGGTCGCGGTCGCCGAGCTGGCGCGGCGTTACGGCCTGGAGCGCCCGTTCGCGGCCGAGGAGGCCACGGGCGTCCACGCCATGCTGGCGCCGCTCCTGGCGCTGGGCACCGCCGCCGCCGCGGACGGTGCGGTCGATTTCACCGACATGGTGTACGTCCCGTTGACCCTCGACCTGCGGCTCGAGGCGTACGACTTCGTCTGCGTGGACGAGGCTCAGGACCTCAGCCGGCTGACCCTGGAGCTGGTGCTGAGGCTGGTCGCGGGCGGCGCGCGGGCGCTGTTCGTCGGCGACGAACGCCAGGCGATCTACGCCTTCGCGGGGGCCGACAGGCGCTCCCTCGCCCGGGTCGCCGAGGCCACGGTCGCCGCCCTGCTCCCGCTCTCCGTCTCGTTCCGTTGCCCCACTAGGCACGTCGCGCTGGCGCGGCGTTTCGCGCCGGAGATGAGCGCGGCGCCCGGCGCCACGGCCGGCTCGGTGCGGCTGCTGCCCGAACGCGCCCTGCCGCGCGTGGCGCGACCGGGCGACCTCGTCTTGTCGCGGACTAACGCGCCGCTGGTGGGCACGGCGCTGGCGCTCGCGCGGGGCGGCCTGCCCACGACGGTGCTGGGCGACGACCTGGCTGAGGAACTGCTCGAGCTGGCGGGGCGCGTGTTCCCCGTCACGACGCGCCTGCCGGAAGACGCGGCCCTGGCCGTCGAGCGCCACGGGGCCGCCGAGGCGGCCCGCCTCGAAGAGCAGCACCTGACGCACCCAGCCCTGCCGCGCCTGTTGGAACGCAGCGCGGACCTCCACAGCGCGCTGGCGCTGGTGCTCGGCGCGCTGCAGGACTCCCCGCCGGCCGGGCCGCCGGAGGGGGTGATCGAGCTTTGGCGCGGCGCGCGGCGCTCGCGTACTGAGCTGGAGGCGGCGGTGCGGCGCCTGTTCGAGCCCGGAAGCCAGGGCGAGGCCGTGGTCCTCAGCACCATCCACAAGGCCAAGGGGCGGGAGGCGGAGCGCGTCTTCCTCCTGCGGCCCGAGGAGCTGGCGGTCGGGTCGGCCGACGCCGAGACGGAGGCGGTCGAGGCCAACGTCCTGTTCGTCGCGTTGACGCGCGCCAGGCGCGAGCTGGTGCTGGTCGAGCGTCGCGGCGGCGCGCTGGCGGCGCGGCTGCGGGCGCGCGCCCGGCGGGTGACCGGCCCGGCGAGCGCGGCCGAGGCCGCGCTGGAGCGGCGTTGGGACGAGGTGCTCAGCCTGGCGGCAGTGATGGCCCGCGCCGACGGGCGCCGAGGGGTCTCGTGGTCGGTCGCTAACCGGCCGCGCGCCGCGGGGCGCGCACCTCGGTCGTCTTCCTGATGCGGAACATGGTGCTGCCGAACAGCCAGAACCCGCGCTTCTCGAGCGCCGTGAGTTCGAGGCCGGCGCGCTCCACCCAGGCTGGCACCTCGTAGGGCGCGAAGCGGTCCCGCGTGACCACCTCGAGGGTGGCGCCCACGGGCATGGCCGCGAGCCGCTCCTGCACCCGCAGCAACCCCAGCGCGCAGGGGGTGGCGCGGTTGTCGAGCCTCTCCACGGCGCCGCCGGCGGCCGGCGCCGCCACCATCAGCCCTCGCCCCCGCCCAGGTCGTCGAGGTTGCACACGCCCCGCACCGGGGAGCAGGCGCGGTAGAGGGGGCAGGTGATGAAGATGACGACGAGCGCCACTATCAGGAGCAGCTTGAGCGGCACGAGGAGGCCGATGCCGCTGAGCCAGAACGGGCTGGTGACGCCACCGTAGCGGAGCGCCATCCAGACGCCCGTGACGATGATGGTGGGCAGCGACGTGCGCACCACCCAGCGGAAGCGCTCGAGTTGCCTCGCGCCGGCCACCACCGCGTCGAGGTTGGCGTTCTTGCGCCCCGCCGGCACGGCCGCCCCCAGGTTGAAGAGCGCGCCGCCCAGCCACGCCGCGAACGCCCACAGGTGCACGGTCCTGACCGCCGCCACGCCGCTCAGCCCGCCGCTGTCGGCCCAACCCCAGAGGAGCAACGCCAGCGCGCCGACGAGGAAGGCGCCGAAGGCCGCCGCCCGGCTGCGGTGGGCTTGCGTGACAAGCGCCGCCAGAGCCAGGCTGGCGGCCGTGAGCGCCACGGCGGTCCAACCCGCGAGGTACGGCACGAACAGGGAGGCCGCCGCGCCGGCCACGAGCACCGGCACGAGGTAGCGACTCACGACCCGCACGCGCTCGAGGAGGTCGTCGTGCATGGTGGCCACCCGCGCCGCGTCGAGCCCGGACTCGTGCCGGCGGAGGTAGAAGAGGCGCCAGGCGAGCATGCCGGTGGGCAAGGCGACGCTCCAGAACTGGAGCCAGCGCCACGCGAGCGCGAGGCCATCGAGGCCGTGCAGCTTGCCGGTCAGGATGGTGCCAACGAGGGAAGCGACCGAAATCAGGAAGAAGGCCGCCTTCGGCAGGAAGGGGGTCTCGGTCTTGACCTCCACCGTGACGCGCTGGCCGAGGGCCGCTACCGGCAGCCGGTTGATGGTCGACGCGGCCGGGAGTGGACTACTGTGATCTACCATGACTGCCTCACTCTATTCCCGAGCGTAGCGCTCTGCTTTGACCCGGGTCAACCGAGGTCCGCCAGGACGGGCGTTATCATCGCGGGCATGGCAGCGCACGGAGAGTACAAGCACCCCGGGGGGAAGCTGGTGGTGGTCGACCTCGAGGTGGTGGCGGGCCGCCTGGCGAACGTCCAGGTGAGCGGCGACTTCTTCCTGGAGCCGGCCGAGGCGTTGGACGCAATCGTGGCGGCCCTCGACGGCGCGCCCAGCGACCTGCCCGAGGCCGAGCTCGCGAGGCGGGTGACGGCGGCGCTGCCCGAGGAAGCCGTGATGCTCGGCTTCGACGCGACCTCGGTGGCGGTGGCGGTGCGCCGCGCCGTAGACGACGGGCGCCCGCGGGAGCGGCTGTGAGCGCCGCCGACGCCCTCGCCAGGTTCTCGCCCCGCTGGAACGAGTTCGACTGGCAGCTCATCCGCACGGGTCCACAGGCGCCGGAACTCCACATGGCCCTAGACGAGGTGCTCACCTACGAGGTCGGGGCGGGCCGGCGCCGGCCGACGCTGCGGATCTGGGAGTGGTCCGGCAACGCCGTCATCCTCGGGCGCTTCCAGTCGGTGCGCAACGAGGTCGACCCCGTCGGCGCCGCGCGGCACGACATCGCCGTCATGCGCCGCATCACGGGCGGCGGCGCCATGTTCATCGAGCCGCAGAACGCGATCACGTACTCCATCTACGCCCCTGACAGCCTGGTGAAGGGCATGTCGTTCATCGACTCCTACGCGTTCATGGACGACTGGGTGCTGGAGGGCCTCCGCTCGCTTGGTGTCGAGGCCGAGTACGTGCCCATCAACGACATCTCGTCGAAGGCGGGCAAGATCGGCGGGGCCGCCCAGACGCGACGCGGGGGCGCCGTGCTGCACCACGTGACGATGGCGTACGACATGGACCCCGCGCGCATGCTCGAGGTGCTGCGCATAGGCCGCGAGAAGCTGTCCGACAAGGGGAGCGTGAGCGCCAACAAGCGCGTGGCGCCGCTCAGGCAGCAGACGCAGCTCCCGCGCGAGACGGTCATCGACGCCCTGGTCGCGACCTTCGAGAAGCGCTACGGGTTGACGCCGGGCCCGCTGAGCGCCGAAGAGCTCGCGGGCGCCGAACGGCTCGCCGCCGACAAGTTCCTCTCAAACGAGTGGCGTTACCTGCTCCCCTGAGCGCCGCCGCGTCCGATGATGCGGCAGGCGCCCAGGGCGGCGCCCGGAGGCGAGCTTGCTCAGCATCGACGGCCTGACGAAACGGTACGGCGCCGCGCGCGCCGTCGACGGGCTCGACCTGGAGGCGCGACCCGGCGAGGTGCTGGCGCTACTCGGCCCGAACGGGGCCGGTAAGACCACCACCATCCGCTGCGTGACGGGCCTGACGACCCCGACGTCCGGCCGCGTCGTCGTGGCGGGGCACGACACGCGGCAGGAACCCCTGGCGGCCAAGGCGGCGGTGGGTTACGTGCCGGACCGCGCCTGGTTCTACCCCAAGGTCACTGCGCTGGAACTACTCAGGTACGTGGCCGGCGTGAGGCGCCAGGCGGCTCCGGCGGCGCGCATCGGATCGCTGCTGGCGCGCTTCGGCCTCGCCGAGCACGGCGGCAACCTCATCGAGACCTATAGCCACGGCATGCGCCAGCGCCTCGCGTTCTGCGTCGCCCTGCTGGGCGAGCCGCGGCTGTTCATCGCCGACGAACCGATGGTGGGCCTCGACGTGCAGGGCAACCGCGACGTGAGGCGGCTGTTCCGGGAGCTGGCTGACGAGGGGCGCACGGCGATCCTCACCACCCACACCCTGCCCGTGGCCGAGGAGGTGGCCGACCGCATCGCCGTCATCGACCGGGGTCGGTTGGTGGCTCTCGGCACGCTGGCCGAGCTGCGGGCCCTCACCCGACACCCGGCCAACGCCTCGCTGGAGGACCTGTTCCTCGCGCTGACCGCGCCGGTAAGTACAGGCGCCGCGTGACCCTCGCGGGGCTGCGCACGCGCGGCGCGCTGCGGGCGCTCGCGGCGAGACCCGTGTGGTTGGTGGCGGCGCTGACCCTGTTAGGCGCCCTCGGGCTGGGCATCTTCCGCGGCACGCGCGCCGCCGTGGCCTGGCTCTACGCCTACCCGCTCGTCGGCAGCATCGCGCCCGCCGTCGTGCAGAGAAGCCTCGAGGGGCTCTTCCTCGTGCTCATGGCAGCGGTGCTCTTCTCCGTCCTGGTGGCGAGCATCGGCACCGTGTACGGCAGCGCCGACCTGGAGTTCCTGCTCGCACTGCCCACGAGCTCGGCGCGGGTGTTCGCCATGAAGGTGGTCGAACTGTTCGTCAACACGGCCGGCCTGCCGCTCGTCCTGACCGTGCCGGCACTGGCGGGCGTGGGGGCCGCGTTGTCGGCGCATCCCGGCTACTACCTCGTGGCGACCGTTGCCGCGGCCGCGCTCTACTCCCTGCCGGTCACGGTGGGCGCGCTGCTGGCGCTGGCTCTCGTGAGGTTCGCGCCCGCCGGGCGGGTGCGGGAGGTGGCGACGGCGGTGAGCATCGGCGCCGCCGCCCTCGCCCTCCTCGGCTTGCGGGCCCTGCGACCTGAGCGCCTGGCGCGCCTCGACCTGCAGGACGCCGACGCCTTCGAGTCCTTCCTCGCCGCCTTCGCGCGGCTCGACGTTGGCTGGCTGCCGCCCGCCTGGGCGACCAAGGCGAGCTGGGCGGCCATCGGGGGCGAACCGAGCGCGGCGGCAGCGGCCCTGGCCGGCGCGGCGGTAGCCGGCCTCCTCCTGACGGCCGGCGCGGCGCGGTTGGCTTTCGTGCGCGGCTGGGTCCGCAGCGTCGACTCGCCGCCCGCGCCGCGCCGCCGCCCCGCGCGACCGGCACCCGCCTGGGAGCGGGCGTTGACGCGTGCGCTCGGCGCGACCGGCGCCATCCTCGCCAAGGACGCGCGCGTCTTCGTGCGCGACGTCCAGCAGTGGAGCCAGGCCGTGGTCCTCTTGGCGCTGGCGGGCGTCTACCTGCTCAGCCTCGCCGCCATCCCCGTGCCCACGCAACAGTTCAGGGACGTGGTGGGAGCCTTCAACATCGCCTTCGTGAGCTTCATCGTGGCGGGCGTGGCGTTGCGCGTCGCCTACCCCAGCGTCGCGTACGAGGCCGGGAGCTACTGGTTGGTGCAGGTGCAGCCGCTGCGCGCGACCCAGCTAGTGGCCGCCAAGTTCCTGCTCGTCCTGCCGGTCATGCTGGGGTTCGCGCTCACGTTGGGCCTCGCCGCCGGTCGCCTCCTCGACCTCAGCCCCGCGTTGGCGTTCGGGGCGCCCGTCACCGCCGCCCTCAGCGCCCTGGCGCTGACCGGCCTCGCCGTCGGCATGGGCGCCGCCAACCCGCGGTTCGAGTACACGAACGCGAACGAGCTCGCCCTCACGCCCGGCGCCATGGCGTTCATGGCCATCGCGCTCGCCTACGCGGCGCTGACCACCCTCCTGCTGGCCAGGCCCGCGTGGCTCGCAGTCGGCGCCCGCGCCGGCGGCTACTGGACCTCGCCGGAGGGGCTGGCCGTCCTCGGCNNNNNNNNNNNNNNNNNNNNNNNNNNNNNNNNNNNNNNNNNNNNNNNNNNNNNNNNNNNNNNNNNNNNNNNNNNNNNNNNNNNNNNNNNNNNNNNNNNNNAAGGCGTGCGCGCCCCAGAGCGCCAACGCCACCAGGGAGGCGAGCTCGAGGAGGAACCGGACACCGAGAGCTGACATGAGCATCCCCCAGTATGTGGCGAACGTCCGGTCGCGGCAGTGCCGGCGACCGGACGTTCGGGATCAGCCCGTCATGCGCCCTTGGGACGGGCGCCCAGCGCAGGTCACTGCGACTCGTACGCGCCGATGTCGCAGGCGGCGCCCGCCGGCCGGGGCTCGCCCCGCTGGTCGCGCGTGAGCGGCTCCCCCTTGTCGTCGCGGCAGGCGAACGCGGGCACCGTGTCCAGGGCGGGGCTGCCCGTCGAGAGGGCCATCGTGCGGGTCGGGCCGCCGTTGTCGACCAGCGGCCCGAGCAGCGGGTCCTCGCCTATGACGTTGTTGGCCCCGAAGATGCCGGAGTCGGCCGGGTCCTGCACCAGGTTGTAGCCCAGCGAGTCGAGCGTCCCGGTCGCATCCCTGTGGAGGTCGGGTCCGGCACCCTCCGAGCTGTTGCCGGCCAGAACGGTCGCCAGCAGGTCGAGCGACCCACCGTAGCTGATGCCACCCCCGAAGACGCTGCCACCGACGCCCGGCATGCTGCGCGCCTCGTTGCCGGCGAAGGTGGAGAACGCCACGGTGGCGATGGAGGCGGCGTTGCTGGACACCAGCAGGCCGGCGGCACGCTGCGAGACGTTCTTCGTGAAGGTGCTGTTGAGCACGACCAGCGCGCCGTTGGAGAACACCCCGCCGCCGTTGGAGGGAGCCTCGTTGCCCACGAACGTGCTGCCCACGACGCGCAGGTCGCCTGTGTACGAGCTGTAGATCCCGCCGCCGGCGCTAGCCGCGGAGTTGTTCGCGAACTCGCTGTCGACGATCACCACCCGGCCGTCGTTAACGAGGCCGCCGCCGGTGCCGGTCGTCGCGCGGTTGTCGTCGACCCGCGTACCGACGAGGTTGAGCGTCGCGCCTGCCACGTTCACCAAGCCGCCGCCCGTGCCGGCCTCGTTGGCGCCGATCGTCGAGCCGGTGATGTCCACCCTGCCCGAGTACGTGTCGGCGCCGATCGTCACGGCTCCGTTGTAGACGCCGCCGGCCCGCGTCGCCGAGTTGCCCTCGATGACGCTGTCGGTGATGGTCACGGTGCCGCCCCGGTTGTAGATGCCGCCACCCGGGGTGCCCGCGGCGTCGTTGCCGGTCACGCGCGAAGCGACGAGCGTGAGCGTCCCGCCGGCGAGGTTGTAGATCCCGCCACCCTCCGGCCCGACGCTGTCCGCCACGACCGAGTTGGTGATGGTGAGGCTCCCCTGGTTGTGCACCGCGCCGCCGGGCGAGGCGCTGACGCCGCCGCGGAGGATGAGGTCACTGAGCTCGAACCGGGTGCTCGGCTTGAGGGCGATGATGCCGCCGCCGCCCGGGTTGCCCCTGAGGGTCACGTACGGTTCCCCGGTGGCGTCCACGGGGCCGTCGAGGTGCCACCCGGGCTGCACCGTCAACCCGCCGGCAGGCATCAGTATCTCGCTCGGGCCGGCGAACGCCACCGGATCGAACGTCACGTGGACGAGGTCGGCGCCGTCCCAGTCAGGCAGCTTGTCGTGGAGGTAGAGGAGACTCCCCTCCTCGCTCGGGTCGGGCGAGTCCGTCATCACGACGGCGTTGACGGTGACCTCGAGCACCGCCTCGGCCGAGAGGTCCGGGGCGTCGGCGCGCATCGTCAGCTCCAGGGGGTCACCGAGGGTGGCGAGCTCGGTGGTGGGGTCACTCGTGACGGTCAGGCTGCGCTCAGTAACCCCGGCCGGGAACGACAGGCTGGTGTCGCTGAGGCTCACCCCGGTGGGGAGGCCGGTCGCGTCTATCGCGACCGTGACGTCGTCCGCCATGCCGCCGCCCCGCTCGAGCTTCACCGTGACGGTCCGACCGGGTGAGTAGGCGAAGGGCACGTCCGCGGCGGCGTCGTGCAGCGTCAGGGAGGGCGTGGGAGGGTGCGGGGTCGGCGTCGTGCCGCCGCACGCCGCCACCAGGACGCCGATCAGGGCCAGCGCCGCAACGGCCATGAGCCGCGGGTGCGGTTGACGACGCGGGTGGGGAGTGGGTCTGGTCGAGCTGTTCATGCTACCTCCTGACTAGGTGGGTGGGGGTGGCGGCCACCGGCGCGCCACGCCTCTCTCGCCGGACCCGGGCACCCTCGCACGCTGCGCGTCAACGCGGCGTGAAAACCTCGTGCACCACGCGAATGCTCCCGTCTCGCCCCGGGAGGGCGGCGCCGTGTGTCGGTCGGCACGCCATCGGCAGCGGTCGTCGCCGGCCCGTCCTCATCCGGCGCGGCGCGCCAAGTACTACCGTCGTCCGGAAGGGGTGGAGACATGAGACGCGACTCGACGACCGAAGTGGTTCCCGCCGTCCCCGAGCGCTGGGCCGACCTGGTGCAGGTCTTCGGCGAGCGCGGCGACCCCTCCTGGTGTTGGTGTCAGTACCACTGCACCACGGGGGGCGGCTTCAGGGAGTCGGCCGCCGCCAACCGCGAGGCCCTCCACGTTCAGGTGCAGGCGAGCCCGCCGCCCGGCCTGATCGCGTACCGGGCCGGCGACCCGGCGGGTTGGGTGCGGCTCGGTCCGATCGACGCCTTCCCCCGCGTGCTCGAGAACCGTCTGCGGCGCGAGGCGGTGGGTGGCGACCCGGCCGGCCTGTGGGCAGTGACCTGCTTCGTCGTGAGGCCCGCGCACCGGCGCGCCGGGGTCGCCACCGCCCTATTGGCGGGCGCCATCGAGTTCGCCCGCGAGCACGGCGCCCGCACGCTCGAGGCGCACCCGGTCGACACGGGCGGCGAGCGCGCCCCGAGCGCCGACCTCTTCCGCGGCGTGCTCTCCACCTTCCTGGCCGCGGGCTTCAGCGAGGTGGCCCGCACGGGCCCGCAGCGACCGCTCGTCAGGTTGGCCCTGTAGGGCGTGAACGCCGCTTCGACCAGCCCGCTAGAGCTCGCCGCTGCCCGCTACGGCAAGACCGCGACCGACCTCACCCCCCTCGGCGCCTTCGAGAGCGACGTCTACGCCTTCGCGGCCGACGGCGGGGAGGCGATCCTGAAGGTCATCTCGCCCTCGCACCGGACGCCGGCGGCGGTGCAGGCGGAGGTGGATTGGCTGCTGGCGCTGGTGGCCGAGGGGGTGCCGGTGGCGGCGCCACTACGGTCAAGCGCCGGCCGCCACGTCGAGTTGGTGCCGGGCGCCGACGGCCCCACGGTGCTGGTGGCGTTCCGGCGGGCGCCGGGCGCCCTCAGCCGGCCGGGCGACTGGACCCCGCTGCGCCTCGAGTCGTGGGGCGCGCTGCTCGGTCGGCTGCAGGCACATAGCCGAGGTTGGCGCCCGCCTGGCCCGTGCCGCGGCACGCTCTTGGAGCAGACGTACCTGGCGCGCGCCGCCGAGATCTGCGGCGCCGACGAGGAGCTCGCCGCCGCCGCCACGGCGCTGCTGGAACGGGCGCGCCCGTGGCTCGACGGCAGCGGCGACGCGGGCCTCGTGCACGCCGACCTCCACCACGGCAACGTGCTCCTCCACGGCGAGGAGTGGACCGCCATCGATTTCGACGACTGCGCCTACGGGTCGTACGCCTTCGACCTCGCCATGCCCCTCTACTACGCCGTCCGGGCGGAGGCCGCCAGGGAGGCCGACGCGGTCGCCGCCGAGTTCCTCCCGCCCCTCCTGACGGGCCTGCGCCGCCACGCGCCGCTGCCCGCGGGCGGCGCCGAGGCGCTGGCGGTCTGCCTCGAGGCGCGCCAGGCCGAGCTGTACCTGGCCATCAAGCACAAGCTGCCGCCAGAGCGGTGGAACGAGTCGACGCGCCGCNNNNNNNNNNNNNNNNNNNNNNNNNNNNNNNNNNNNNNNNNNNNNNNNNNNNNNNNNNNNNNNNNNNNNNNNNNNNNNNNNNNNNNNNNNNNNNNNNNNNCCTGGCCATCAAGCACAAGCTGCCGCCAGAGCGGTGGAACGAGTCGACGCGCCGCATGGTCGACGACCTGCGCCGGCGCGTGCTCGCTGGCGGTCCGGTCGTGAGCCTCGGCACCTTGGCTGCCTGCCTGGCCGGGTAGGGCGAGCGGGGTGCGGGGTGGACACGGATGCGGAGCGTAGGGTGATAGAGTACCCCACCCCCGGGGGGAGGGGGTAAGAGGAGGCCGACGGTGCACTCCGCGACCCACCACGAACCGCGAACCGAGCCCCACCGCCATGGCGCCGAGGATGAGGGCGGGCCGCACGCCCACCACTCGCCGGCCATGTTCCGCGACCGCTTCTGGCTCACGCTGGTACTGACGCTACCCATCCTCTACTTCAGCGAGCCGGTGCAGGGCTGGTTCGGTTACCGCGCGCCCAGCCTCCCGGGCGCCGCCTGGGTGAACCCCACGCTCGGCACGATCATCTACCTGTACGGTGGCCTGGTCTTCCTGCGCGGGGCCCGCCACGAGCTCGCCGGCCGGCGCCCTGGGATGATGACGCTCATCAGCCTGGCCATCAGCGTTGCCTACATCTACAGCATGGCCGTGGCGTTCGGACTCCCTGGCATGCCCTTCTTCTGGGAGCTCGCCACCCTGCTGGTGATCATGCTCCTAGGTCACTGGCTGGAACTGGCCGCGGTGCAGAACGCCTCCAGCGCGCTCGACCACCTGGCGTCGCTACTCCCACGGACCGCGCACCGCCTCGCGGACAGCGCGGTGCAGGACGTGCCCGTCGCCGAGTTGCGCCGCGGCGACGACATCCTCGTCCGCCCCGGCGAGCAGGTGCCCGCCGACGGGCGCGTCACAGAGGGCCGCAGCAGCGTCAACGAGGCGTTCCTCACGGGCGAAGCGCGCCCCGTGCCCAAGGCCGAGGGGGACGAGGTCGTGGCCGGCTCGGTCAACGGCGAGGGCGCCCTGACGGTGAACGTGACGCGCACGGGCGGCGACACCACCCTCTCGCAGGTCCAGCGCCTGGTGCAGGAGGCGCGCACGGCGCGCAGCCGCTACCAGGGCCTCGCCGACCGCGCGGCCGGCTGGCTCTTCTACGTCGCCGTCGGCGCCGGACTGGTCACGTTCGTCGCGTGGCTCGCCGCCTCCGGCGACCTGGAACAGGCCATCGGCCGCACCGTGACGGTGCTCGTCATCGCCTGCCCGCACGCGTTGGGGCTGGCCATCCCGTTGGTGACGGTCAACGCCACCGCCGTGAGCGCCGCCAACGCCATCCTCGTCCGCAACCGGGAGGCGTTCGAGAGGGCGCACGACGTCAGCGTCGTCGCCTTCGACAAGACCGGCACGCTGACGGAGGCGGCCTTCGAGGTCGGCGGCGTGGTGGCGGTAGCGGGTCTCCCCGAGCCTCGCGCCCTCGCCATCATGGCCGCGCTCGAGACGCGCAGCGAACACCCTCTGGCCAGGGCCATCGCGGCCGCGGCCGCGGCGCGCGGGCTCACCCTGCCGGCGGTCGACGACTTCGAGGTGGCGCCCGGCCGCGGCGTGACGGGGACCGTCGAGGGCGTGAGGTACAGCGTCGGTAGCCCCGACTGGCTTGGCGAGCGGGAGCTGGTCACGGCCCCCGCTCTCGAGAACGCCATCGAACGGGCCGAGGCTAGTGGTGAGAGCGCCATCTGCCTCGCGGGCCCGGACCGCGTGCTCGCCGTGGTGAGCCTCGCGGACCGCATCAGGGACGGCGCCCGCGCCGCCATCGCGGCCCTGACGGCCGCCGGGATCGAACCCGTCATGATCACCGGCGACGCCGAGGCCGTCGCCAGTTCGGTGGCGCGGGAGCTGGGGATAGCGCGCTACCA
Above is a genomic segment from Trueperaceae bacterium containing:
- a CDS encoding biotin--protein ligase, giving the protein MAAHGEYKHPGGKLVVVDLEVVAGRLANVQVSGDFFLEPAEALDAIVAALDGAPSDLPEAELARRVTAALPEEAVMLGFDATSVAVAVRRAVDDGRPRERL
- a CDS encoding GNAT family N-acetyltransferase is translated as MRRDSTTEVVPAVPERWADLVQVFGERGDPSWCWCQYHCTTGGGFRESAAANREALHVQVQASPPPGLIAYRAGDPAGWVRLGPIDAFPRVLENRLRREAVGGDPAGLWAVTCFVVRPAHRRAGVATALLAGAIEFAREHGARTLEAHPVDTGGERAPSADLFRGVLSTFLAAGFSEVARTGPQRPLVRLAL
- a CDS encoding phosphotransferase, whose amino-acid sequence is MNAASTSPLELAAARYGKTATDLTPLGAFESDVYAFAADGGEAILKVISPSHRTPAAVQAEVDWLLALVAEGVPVAAPLRSSAGRHVELVPGADGPTVLVAFRRAPGALSRPGDWTPLRLESWGALLGRLQAHSRGWRPPGPCRGTLLEQTYLARAAEICGADEELAAAATALLERARPWLDGSGDAGLVHADLHHGNVLLHGEEWTAIDFDDCAYGSYAFDLAMPLYYAVRAEAAREADAVAAEFLPPLLTGLRRHAPLPAGGAEALAVCLEARQAELYLAIKHKLPPERWNESTRR
- a CDS encoding lipoate--protein ligase family protein, which encodes MALDEVLTYEVGAGRRRPTLRIWEWSGNAVILGRFQSVRNEVDPVGAARHDIAVMRRITGGGAMFIEPQNAITYSIYAPDSLVKGMSFIDSYAFMDDWVLEGLRSLGVEAEYVPINDISSKAGKIGGAAQTRRGGAVLHHVTMAYDMDPARMLEVLRIGREKLSDKGSVSANKRVAPLRQQTQLPRETVIDALVATFEKRYGLTPGPLSAEELAGAERLAADKFLSNEWRYLLP
- a CDS encoding ATP-dependent helicase, which translates into the protein MSSRLTPSDRCAPPGPAPAPSAHQVAVFAHVERAASHAVVMATAGSGKTTTLVEVARRLPPGTTACFLAFNRATAAELRLRLPAGTAATTIHALGRAAIVRGLPGAAPLRLEPGKYGRLASGLAAGAGATAARAAELARYLGSLARFARLELTDASDTVAVAELARRYGLERPFAAEEATGVHAMLAPLLALGTAAAADGAVDFTDMVYVPLTLDLRLEAYDFVCVDEAQDLSRLTLELVLRLVAGGARALFVGDERQAIYAFAGADRRSLARVAEATVAALLPLSVSFRCPTRHVALARRFAPEMSAAPGATAGSVRLLPERALPRVARPGDLVLSRTNAPLVGTALALARGGLPTTVLGDDLAEELLELAGRVFPVTTRLPEDAALAVERHGAAEAARLEEQHLTHPALPRLLERSADLHSALALVLGALQDSPPAGPPEGVIELWRGARRSRTELEAAVRRLFEPGSQGEAVVLSTIHKAKGREAERVFLLRPEELAVGSADAETEAVEANVLFVALTRARRELVLVERRGGALAARLRARARRVTGPASAAEAALERRWDEVLSLAAVMARADGRRGVSWSVANRPRAAGRAPRSSS
- a CDS encoding ABC transporter ATP-binding protein; its protein translation is MLSIDGLTKRYGAARAVDGLDLEARPGEVLALLGPNGAGKTTTIRCVTGLTTPTSGRVVVAGHDTRQEPLAAKAAVGYVPDRAWFYPKVTALELLRYVAGVRRQAAPAARIGSLLARFGLAEHGGNLIETYSHGMRQRLAFCVALLGEPRLFIADEPMVGLDVQGNRDVRRLFRELADEGRTAILTTHTLPVAEEVADRIAVIDRGRLVALGTLAELRALTRHPANASLEDLFLALTAPVSTGAA
- a CDS encoding sulfurtransferase TusA family protein; this translates as MVAAPAAGGAVERLDNRATPCALGLLRVQERLAAMPVGATLEVVTRDRFAPYEVPAWVERAGLELTALEKRGFWLFGSTMFRIRKTTEVRAPRRAAG